The sequence below is a genomic window from Kiloniellales bacterium.
ACCGACGCACAGACCTCGCCCGATTGCCGGATCTATGTCGACGCCGACGCCTGCCCGGTCAAGTCGGAGGTCTACAAGGTCGCCGCGCGCCACGGCGTGCCGGTCCGGGTCGTCTCCAACAGCTTCCTGCGCCTGCCCCCGGACCCGCGGCTCGAGCTGGTCGTGGTCGGCGAGGCGCTGGACGCGGCGGACGACTGGATCGCCGAGCGGGCCGGGCCGAAGGACGTCGTGGTCACCGCCGACGTGCCCCTGGCCAGCCGCTGCGTCAAGGCCGGGGCCTGCGTCATCGCGCCCAACGGCAAGCTCTTCACGCCGGAGTCCATCGGCATGGCGCTGGCGACCCGCAACCTGATGACCG
It includes:
- a CDS encoding YaiI/YqxD family protein yields the protein MTDAQTSPDCRIYVDADACPVKSEVYKVAARHGVPVRVVSNSFLRLPPDPRLELVVVGEALDAADDWIAERAGPKDVVVTADVPLASRCVKAGACVIAPNGKLFTPESIGMALATRNLMTDLREAGQVTGGPKAFSQRDRSAFLSALHEAIERLKRAG